The Glycine soja cultivar W05 chromosome 4, ASM419377v2, whole genome shotgun sequence genomic sequence ACATTCTTGCCCAATCTGACTTTAGAATCCAAATTTTACAAGAAACTAtgacatttttgggagaaaTGAGCAGTCAAACCATTGTCAACTCCatattagcttttatttttctgaataaatcGATTACTCACAACAAATCTAGTGTTTATTTCCAAAGTTTCACTCTGATACCCATTCGATTACCTAATGATTGTAGTTTTGAAATGCTAAAAAGCAAAATCCACAATACCCTTCAACTAACCGACGATaaatatttggatgaaatttactatcGGCAGTTATTCGCAGATGCAAGTAACCAATTTAGCTTTCAATctatgcaattgaaaaatgatgatgatgttaacacaatgttaatgtgtaatgatcaatacTCATGTGTTGGCtcgattgagttattatataTCATTAGTAGAACACCGGATGGTATATTAAACTTACTTCAAGCCACTATGactcctactcatgatgccctgCTATATTATAACGGGAGGTGAAACATGTCACGCCAACACGACTTTGTGGGTTACTCGTTCATaggaaaaaattcaaaaagattTGACATTCCATCGGGATGTAGCATCGATGAACTGAAGCATGTGATCAAGCAAGTTACACCTCAAGGGATTCTCCCTTATGGTATTCAtgaatcacaaacggtaaggCGATTGTTTTTTCGATAGCCAGGTCATTCTGAGTATTCAGAAAAAGTtgtcaaatttgaaattattgagctGAAAACTGACGATGATGTGTTGAAGGTCTTGGTACAGTCTAGTTATTGGAAACAATTTggcccaatagaaattttagttgtaTTTAGTAAACCAGTAATCAAAATGGAAGACGACATGTCTCGGTCACAAGATGATTAAATGCAAAATTAGTATgagttaattgtattttttgatGCATTTTCTATTTGTTTCAACTATGTTGTAAGTTAATGTAACGTTTAAATTCGTATCCATTACCTAATGAAAccgtatgtttattattttcaaagtacTTACTTATggattaactttttaaataattagtggaaataaattattatttatagaaatgtcaacaaattaattatttacacaaatatgagtggaaataacatattttatgttcattcTTCACCTAAATGAACAAATTCGGTTTTCAGCCTAGAAAAATTTGTATAACGCTGCATTCTACCTATGTATGGGGGTGGGTCACTGCTTTGTCTGATAATGACAATGTGTATTCCACAACAACACCAATGGTGGTAAAGGACAATGGTCtcataaaaaaacttgttaCATAATGACAAACAGATTCAATGTAAGATAACCAATTACATTGTCTGCACTTATACTAACATCATAATTATGCAATTACCTGCACAAAATAATTCTCACACACATGACCAATGCATATTACGCGATGCACAAAAGAATCTGGTGGTGgctgacttctaagaggaaaaaatgtcatgctttgtggTCGTGAAAGAGAAACAACGATCATGTTGTATCATGAAGCAATGACATATCTCATGTATGTAATATTCATCCACTTGTCCATGATAACCTACATGTAAAAGACAACAAATAGCGGTtacttaaatgttattttaagaaaaactaacatAATAATGAACTTACGCACCATAGATAATCCGTCAACAAGTAGGGAAcgctttaattcctcaaatctctcTATGCCACCACAAGCAGGTCGATATACTCTTCCGACCAGCTTGTCAGTTCTTTATGCAAATGGTTGCGCACCAATGACCATGATTCTTCACCCATACCCAATAAGGCAGCTATTGCCCTATAACCATAGTTACCATCCACTTTGACATCAATAATGTTTTCAATAGAATCCTGGATGCAcaaatgaaattgatccaacattggAATATTTTGTCTCTGTATTAGTTCCTCAGATGATGATATACTACGTTTCACTGaataattactattttgcacagAGTGTaatgcatcaacatactcccaataaGACGGATCATGTTTTGTTGACTTTTGTTGTTTGGTCAGTGGTTTTTTTTAGCACCCTTGGTCTTCACCTTttctggaggaggacacatggaGTTCAGACCAGGATAAGCAATTTCTCGTAGCTTTGTCTTTAAATGTACTTTGCCACAAACACCGAGCTGCTCAAATCATTTCGATATAATTTTCATCTCCTCAGTTATAGTCATCTGTGTCTCACATAATCCTTGATCTGAAAAATTAACTCTCCGCCCAAAAAATATGGATTGTCTCTAGTGGTATGGAGCCAACAACATATTTAGACAACTCATATGCACATGGAAGACCGTGGCTACTCCTCATGACATATCCACAACGTGAAGGGTTTTTGCCTGCATAAGGTACAGGCTCATACTCAgcaataatttcatttaaagcgTACCTTGATACCATGCCAAGTAGTTTTTTGTACAAGGTAACTTTAAACACATGCCCAACCACGTGCgtacttgtctcaaaagatgctTTAATCTGGGTGTGTTGAAGtgtcatcatgttgttcattgctTCCAAAACACCGCATGCGTCACCAAGGGAGTTTTGTAGGAGTCTCTTTAACGACCAATGAGCACTCTCAACCCTACAAATGAAATATACAATAACATATTAACAACcgcaatattttcatttaagtcaacatttaaacaaatcaacacaaaaaaaacaatatttatacCTGTTAGTGGTTGTGTTTCCTAGATGCATCACTTTGTTGGTCCATGCTTtcacaaatttttctttgtgcGGAATCACCCATGTTTGACACGCATAGTCCACAAACATAGGTCATGGAGAGCAAgccatttcaaagtttttaaggTACTCATCAAAATAACTCTCACATGGACAGTCAACCAAACTCCCCCAAGCCTCCATCACATAATCCCATGCATTCTTTTGAGCAACCAGGGTTTTGCACTTTGCCTTTACATTCTTGTTAATGGGAAATCAACACGGCAAGTTCGTAGCATTTGGGAATAcatttttcactgcattcatcaaagaCAAATATCTATCGGTGACAATAACCTTGGGAAGTGCATCAACTCTCATGAAAAGACCCCGAAATCACTATAAAGCCCAAATAACATTATTAAGACATTCTCTTTCCAAGTAAGCAAAAGCAGCGGAGAATGTCATTCCTCTTGGTGTAACACCAACAATATCAAGCAACGACAGtttgtacctatttgttttaTAGGTATTGTTAATCAAGaaaaccaaattataagaattggTTAATTTTACTGCATCAAGATGACTTCAGAACAAGTCACGTACAACATTATCATCCTTCATCCTATGCAAGTGAATATATTGATCTCGATCAAGCAGCATCATCAGTTGTTTCATTTTGGTGTTACtccctcttatggaagaacagTAAGCATGTCtggcattgtaaatttgtttgattgttgtataacTGTTAGCATTGTACTCCTTCAACGTCAAGTGAATAtttcttggcttcaccatggacttcgtcatatcaacaacaacaatatctCATCTTTAGTCAGTCGACCCGCATATGGATGCCCAACTAATGAATTTTCCATTTCATGGTTGTGAACCCCACAaattaacttcaccatccatcctTCTCCTCCCAAAACTGACTTTGCACGCAACTTAAACGGGCATCCACTTTTTCTACTGTCCGTGCATGTTCTTATCAAATCATTCTTCTTAGGCCTATACTCACCACTCCTTTCGCAAGCTATTAACAGAAATGAGGCCCTTCCTCTAACACCAGTATTGGTGTCTGACCTCATTATCACGACAACAAATCCAATGTCATGAGCCACCGATCGAACCCAATGTAAAACTTCATCACGATTAGTAAATAACTATAATGCAATTCAAAAAAGGTCTGAGATTAATAAACATTTATATAACATAATTACTATATCAACAATAAATTAGACAAATACTTGAGAAGTATTTAAGGCATCAAAGCAATCAACGTGTTCTACTTTCACGCCAACATCTTCCTCATTTTTaacattcatatcaacttcttcagacatgACACTATCATACATTCACTGTTCTTTGTCcatcttaaaaaaacattaaacaaaTTCAATGAGAAAAaagtacaatttaaaaaaagtatacaaTCATCTCATTTGTTATCGACACAAATATAGctctatacaaaaataaaataaaaatgtattgtacATCATATAACCGCAGACTACATTTTTACTACGTATCTTCattaaaatatcattcaataaatatcatataaattctaataaatacatcattcaataaaataccaaatttgtttaattattaatcattgtaataaacattaaaatacataaattagttAAACATGTAAATACATAATTCAGTTAAATGTATATACAAAATTGATTTAGCAATCTAATATTACTTTTATCAAtctaattactaaattattttcaattaattactaaattaatttttaagcaatctaatgttagttttagcaatttttaaaagtttatatatattatcatttttttaccaatctaattactaaatacatttttatatttttttttataccactATAAAGTAATatcaccaaatcaaaatttttataattgttaaaactattacaaaaaaaattacactgcaaaacaaattaaatatataattcaaaaactttaatttacaatttttaaaaaaattaaaacctacagattgacaatccgtatgagtCATACCGATTGTTGATCCGCATGAGTCATACGGATCAATAATCTGtttctttctaaatttttttcacGTACCTCTTTTTCTCCGACAACGAATAACGATTCAACTTCACCGTATACTTCTGAACTAACACCACCGGAGACCAAAAACGCTTAGAAAGAAAGCCTAACGGAAGCAACTTACAATGAGGGAATGAGATTTAGCATAAAAAAGGTGCTACAGAAATGAAAAACGGATGCTACTATTTATAATCGAAAATACCCATAGGCATTTTTGAAAACTGCTAGGTGTCCTAGCCAAAATGCTGGATGCCCCAAGCATTTGTCAAACTATTATATTTCTAGATTCTATATGAATTGGGCTTCATGGACAGTAAAGTCCATTGATCGAATAGAGAAAATCAGGTCAATTTAA encodes the following:
- the LOC114410802 gene encoding uncharacterized protein LOC114410802 — translated: MYDSVMSEEVDMNVKNEEDVGVKVEHVDCFDALNTSQLFTNRDEVLHWVRSVAHDIGFVVVIMRSDTNTGVRGRASFLLIACERSGEYRPKKNDLIRTCTDSRKSGCPFKLRAKVESAHWSLKRLLQNSLGDACGVLEAMNNMMTLQHTQIKASFETSTHVVGHVFKVTLYKKLLGMVSRYALNEIIAEYEPDSIENIIDVKVDGNYGYRAIAALLGMGEESWSLVRNHLHKELTSWSEEYIDLLVVA